A single window of Cellulomonas sp. NTE-D12 DNA harbors:
- a CDS encoding phage tail sheath subtilisin-like domain-containing protein — translation MPTYTAPGVYVEEVPSSQKVLASAPTAVAAFVGFTERAPLDDPNDPEGLAPRLVTSWNQFEQLFGGFVAGAVLPLSVFGYFQNGGSLAYIVRIPHSTPAGEPAQLALPAADRSLGRPLEITSVEPDANVSVVVETQDTDPDAEGPAPFTLTVVIGGEAVEQYPDLTFGGPRDAATVINKTSTQIKVELKLDTDADVASQLELLKPGVYQLEKAAPVPAPVNGRKFAGSEAARSGINGLAIAEDVTMVIVPDLVTAATKADGTLDLNLWKAVQTALIAHCELHPNRMAILDAPPGMGPQQIKEWRSDVAMYDSAFASLYYPWIKVDNPIGSNGDAEVLIPPSGHVAGVWARTDDTRGVWKAPANDTIRGVLDVERSITQNEQSLLNPIGINCIRPFGTRGIRIWGARTLTSDTDWQYINVRRLFNMVESTIMSGTQWAVFEPNDVTLWEGVTRTLTGYLHGLWQSGALFGASADQAYFVKCDATTNPPESIDAGKLVVEVGLAPVKPAEFVIFRISQNKQSAN, via the coding sequence GTGCCCACGTACACCGCGCCCGGCGTCTACGTCGAGGAAGTCCCGTCGTCTCAGAAGGTCCTGGCGTCCGCGCCGACGGCCGTCGCGGCCTTCGTCGGGTTCACCGAGCGGGCCCCGCTCGACGACCCGAACGACCCCGAGGGCCTGGCCCCTCGGCTGGTCACCAGCTGGAACCAGTTCGAGCAGCTGTTCGGCGGGTTCGTCGCGGGTGCCGTGCTGCCGCTGTCCGTGTTCGGGTACTTCCAGAACGGCGGCTCGCTGGCCTACATCGTCCGCATCCCGCACTCCACCCCCGCCGGTGAGCCCGCGCAGCTGGCGCTGCCCGCCGCCGACCGCTCGCTGGGCCGCCCGCTGGAGATCACCAGCGTGGAGCCGGACGCGAACGTCTCCGTGGTGGTCGAGACGCAGGACACCGACCCCGACGCCGAGGGCCCCGCGCCGTTCACGCTGACCGTGGTGATCGGCGGCGAGGCCGTGGAGCAGTACCCCGACCTGACGTTCGGCGGCCCGCGCGACGCCGCGACGGTGATCAACAAGACGTCCACGCAGATCAAGGTGGAGCTCAAGCTCGACACCGACGCCGACGTGGCCAGCCAGCTGGAGCTGCTGAAGCCGGGCGTCTACCAGCTGGAGAAGGCCGCGCCCGTGCCGGCCCCCGTCAACGGCCGCAAGTTCGCCGGCTCGGAGGCCGCGCGCAGCGGCATCAACGGCCTGGCGATCGCCGAGGACGTCACCATGGTGATCGTCCCCGACCTGGTCACGGCCGCGACCAAGGCCGACGGCACCCTCGACCTCAACCTGTGGAAGGCCGTGCAGACGGCGCTGATCGCGCACTGCGAGCTGCACCCCAACCGCATGGCGATCCTCGACGCCCCTCCCGGGATGGGCCCGCAGCAGATCAAGGAGTGGCGCAGCGACGTCGCCATGTACGACTCGGCGTTCGCCTCGCTGTACTACCCCTGGATCAAGGTGGACAACCCGATCGGCAGCAACGGCGACGCCGAGGTGCTGATCCCGCCGTCCGGCCACGTCGCCGGCGTCTGGGCCCGCACCGACGACACCCGCGGGGTGTGGAAGGCGCCGGCCAACGACACGATCCGTGGCGTGCTGGACGTCGAGCGGTCGATCACCCAGAACGAGCAGTCGCTGCTCAACCCGATCGGCATCAACTGCATCCGGCCGTTCGGCACCCGCGGCATCCGCATCTGGGGCGCGCGCACGCTGACGTCGGACACCGACTGGCAGTACATCAACGTCCGTCGCCTGTTCAACATGGTCGAGTCCACGATCATGTCCGGCACCCAGTGGGCCGTCTTCGAGCCGAACGACGTCACCCTGTGGGAGGGCGTCACCCGCACGCTCACCGGCTACCTGCACGGGCTGTGGCAGTCCGGCGCCCTGTTCGGCGCCTCGGCCGACCAGGCGTACTTCGTCAAGTGCGACGCGACCACCAACCCGCCCGAGTCGATCGACGCCGGCAAGCTCGTCGTCGAGGTCGGCCTCGCCCCGGTGAAGCCCGCGGAGTTCGTCATCTTCCGCATCAGCCAGAACAAGCAGTCCGCCAACTGA
- a CDS encoding phage tail protein: protein MPDGLFKTDPIISQNFFLEIDGEVVTALMTVGGLDVEVSVATIQQAGKDGKQQLIKTLGATTAAPDLTLTRVAPAKMDGDKLWEWFNNIREKGILNSDRSNNRKNGSVVMYDHTHEELARFNFFNGWPSKISTDQLSVDSSDAVKETITLTIERLARVK, encoded by the coding sequence ATGCCTGACGGGCTGTTCAAGACCGACCCGATCATCTCCCAGAACTTCTTCCTCGAGATCGACGGCGAGGTGGTCACGGCTCTGATGACCGTCGGCGGCCTCGACGTCGAGGTCTCCGTCGCCACCATCCAGCAGGCCGGCAAGGACGGGAAGCAGCAGCTGATCAAGACGCTCGGTGCGACCACCGCAGCGCCCGACCTCACGCTGACCCGGGTCGCCCCCGCCAAGATGGACGGCGACAAGCTCTGGGAGTGGTTCAACAACATCCGTGAGAAGGGCATCCTCAACAGCGACCGGAGCAACAACCGCAAGAACGGCTCCGTGGTGATGTACGACCACACGCACGAGGAGCTCGCGCGGTTCAACTTCTTCAACGGCTGGCCCAGCAAGATCTCCACGGACCAGCTCAGCGTGGACAGCTCGGACGCCGTGAAGGAGACGATCACCCTCACGATCGAGCGGCTCGCACGGGTCAAGTGA